A part of Fibrobacter sp. genomic DNA contains:
- a CDS encoding fibro-slime domain-containing protein has translation MTSSRKLFRLSWTVIFLTFSFIYAQQDDYKDTIWVKVTFYDFHSDRSNPEFECPHDGRLQRGMVDPNLDADMKPVLGPNPFINYFIKYWYRDWKNGGGQGDFDRPVYNRNDYVRTTTVNHDTSFKNIVIDSFLVFDHLGNGVYGYVNNSFFPLDNQGFGNENLSHNYSFTMELHREFIKTDGLTFSFTGDDDVWVFIDGRLVLDLGGIHTQQNGSFNLDTIPWLENGKVYTLSFFFAERHTTESNIKITTNIISASLVDIKLIAEPDTTVQVYDTVRLRSEVRDDTLGIRDEVAANTQWRILDGDGNPDSVLKSRVGSEVLVVPTVAWSTIVLEGMVTDGKVTLKDTIRIKVTHGPPYAISIEANFIDSTTADTSTLRFPQPLDQIIISNSMTSADAYAVVRDRSGAFVRMADPITASWGPPPPAGDGIISATGEELPQPRKFHGIVSRINSGTTYAYADEGTLLRDSVLVIVAPYDILRLRVVERGNSVIDNYVDTIRMNTDQKKLYDVYGLKSTATDTNDIDSWVLVNADWDLSSPLNSAVPPSKGLSYWTYDPTNPGTGTLTLTNPNDANTQTLIIPVIIDRAPPSLVEFKLITPANQRRAGETLLAVVEIRNTDGLVPGQYCFGNGGDDPSRVVYQDTMSRGGAHLPDPTISVDGINGTLNTGSMTTHTNDQCFIDGLDTVQVVLYNAPYTKEKHQLVVTLNPNLIARTEPFVLLPGPLDSLAITDANFIPIPGPIQLDSRISQSITVYSTGYDRFGNLIDFQNSTWSTDGTLNPHNDFGASTYLGTENVNDHQQGNLCAVANGENGEVKACIPVIITGPGAVLSRAVTRDIDGNGLLDRIDLIFDKPVNIPPEAIPYFSVTRNNVVFVIDSIVPRAPGDTVFYLYLREDTTGHLPQTAWQLNVKIQAFQDLNQVSLNTEDGAPPVVWYVEKEVKSIDHTKDVLTVKFSEKILGGNGNAFNVLTKPDMVLNIWQKNPETQQFEYVNLLADIQVFTYAQDDVVKLVTTNGMDITNANWVNIRDENFGIQDASKNFPTSVNQKVNVNVKGQKTEIKAFPNPIRPDFRAPGTLPGPINLVYEPNAVNWAKTYGGTAIRARIAPPSTGTVYGSFKIYDLVGNLVNYAVKQDLLAGAQSRGLNINGLSIVDLLFYWNGSTYKGAKAAPGVYKAILYLDYTGQGYKDEVLTTNLGVGK, from the coding sequence ATGACATCTTCAAGGAAGCTTTTCAGATTAAGCTGGACTGTCATATTCTTGACGTTTTCCTTCATTTATGCTCAGCAGGACGACTACAAAGATACCATCTGGGTAAAGGTCACTTTCTATGACTTCCACTCCGACAGATCAAACCCTGAGTTTGAGTGTCCCCATGATGGCCGCCTGCAAAGAGGTATGGTGGATCCGAATCTCGATGCCGATATGAAACCAGTTCTTGGCCCCAACCCCTTTATTAATTACTTCATCAAGTACTGGTACCGGGATTGGAAGAACGGTGGTGGCCAGGGAGATTTTGACCGCCCGGTTTATAACCGCAACGACTATGTACGAACCACTACCGTCAATCACGATACATCTTTTAAAAACATAGTAATCGACAGTTTCCTTGTTTTCGATCATCTGGGAAATGGTGTCTACGGGTATGTCAACAACAGTTTCTTTCCCCTCGATAATCAGGGATTCGGAAACGAAAATCTCAGTCATAATTACTCCTTCACCATGGAACTGCACCGCGAGTTTATAAAAACCGATGGTCTGACTTTCAGTTTTACTGGTGATGATGATGTCTGGGTATTTATCGATGGCAGGCTGGTGCTGGATCTGGGTGGTATTCATACACAACAGAATGGTTCTTTTAATCTTGACACCATTCCGTGGCTGGAAAACGGGAAAGTGTATACTCTGAGTTTTTTCTTTGCCGAGAGGCACACAACAGAATCCAATATCAAGATTACTACCAACATTATAAGTGCCAGTCTTGTTGACATAAAACTTATTGCCGAACCTGACACCACTGTTCAGGTTTACGACACTGTCAGGCTGAGATCAGAAGTACGCGATGATACGTTAGGAATCCGAGATGAGGTAGCAGCCAATACACAATGGAGAATACTGGATGGTGATGGTAATCCTGATTCGGTTTTAAAATCGCGGGTCGGAAGCGAGGTACTTGTGGTACCTACGGTTGCCTGGTCAACAATAGTTTTGGAAGGTATGGTAACAGATGGGAAAGTGACATTAAAGGACACGATACGAATCAAAGTTACACATGGTCCTCCTTATGCGATTTCCATCGAAGCTAATTTCATCGACTCTACTACAGCCGACACATCTACTTTACGTTTTCCTCAACCGCTGGACCAGATTATTATCTCTAACAGCATGACTTCTGCTGATGCTTACGCTGTGGTGCGGGACAGATCCGGAGCCTTTGTAAGAATGGCAGATCCAATTACAGCTAGTTGGGGTCCTCCCCCTCCTGCTGGTGATGGCATTATATCTGCAACAGGTGAGGAACTTCCTCAACCCAGAAAATTTCACGGTATAGTTAGCAGGATCAATTCCGGAACAACATACGCTTATGCTGATGAAGGTACACTCCTGAGAGACTCTGTTCTTGTCATCGTTGCACCTTATGACATCCTTCGCCTGCGGGTTGTGGAACGCGGAAACAGTGTTATAGATAATTACGTTGACACAATAAGGATGAATACAGATCAGAAAAAACTGTATGATGTGTATGGTTTAAAATCGACTGCCACCGATACGAATGATATCGATTCATGGGTGCTTGTAAATGCTGACTGGGATCTCTCCTCCCCGCTCAATTCTGCAGTCCCGCCCTCGAAGGGACTCTCTTACTGGACTTATGATCCAACCAATCCAGGTACGGGGACTCTTACTCTGACCAATCCTAACGATGCAAACACTCAGACTCTGATCATCCCTGTCATTATCGACAGGGCACCTCCAAGTCTGGTTGAGTTCAAGTTAATTACCCCTGCAAATCAGAGGAGAGCCGGAGAGACACTGCTGGCAGTTGTAGAGATAAGAAATACAGACGGGCTGGTACCCGGTCAATACTGCTTCGGAAATGGCGGGGATGATCCAAGCAGAGTTGTGTATCAGGATACCATGAGTAGAGGAGGAGCTCATCTCCCCGATCCAACAATAAGTGTTGATGGAATAAATGGCACGCTGAATACGGGAAGCATGACAACCCACACGAATGATCAGTGTTTTATTGATGGTCTGGATACGGTACAGGTTGTGCTTTACAATGCTCCCTATACTAAGGAAAAGCATCAACTGGTGGTAACTCTCAACCCCAACCTTATTGCAAGAACAGAGCCCTTTGTGCTTTTACCTGGTCCACTGGATTCTCTGGCTATCACGGATGCGAACTTTATACCCATACCAGGGCCAATCCAACTGGATTCCCGTATCTCACAATCTATAACGGTTTATTCAACCGGTTATGACAGATTCGGGAACCTGATTGATTTTCAAAACAGCACATGGTCAACTGATGGGACTCTCAATCCACACAATGATTTTGGAGCATCAACATATCTGGGAACAGAAAATGTAAATGATCATCAGCAGGGTAATCTCTGTGCTGTTGCTAATGGTGAGAACGGGGAGGTTAAGGCCTGTATTCCTGTTATTATAACAGGACCCGGAGCAGTGTTATCCAGGGCTGTTACAAGAGATATCGACGGGAACGGGCTTCTTGACCGGATAGATTTGATTTTCGATAAGCCAGTCAATATTCCTCCTGAAGCTATACCCTATTTTTCAGTAACCAGGAATAATGTAGTATTTGTTATCGACAGTATAGTACCACGTGCTCCTGGAGATACTGTTTTTTACCTGTATCTGCGAGAAGACACAACTGGGCATCTTCCACAGACTGCCTGGCAGTTAAATGTAAAAATACAGGCATTTCAGGATTTGAACCAGGTATCACTTAATACCGAAGATGGTGCTCCGCCTGTAGTCTGGTATGTTGAAAAGGAAGTCAAATCGATAGACCATACAAAAGATGTTCTTACGGTTAAGTTCAGTGAAAAGATTCTTGGCGGTAATGGGAATGCCTTCAACGTCTTAACAAAACCAGACATGGTCTTAAATATCTGGCAGAAAAATCCGGAAACCCAGCAGTTTGAATATGTAAATCTTCTTGCCGACATACAAGTATTTACCTATGCACAAGATGATGTAGTCAAACTGGTTACAACAAACGGAATGGATATTACCAATGCCAACTGGGTGAATATCAGGGATGAAAACTTTGGGATTCAGGATGCAAGCAAGAATTTCCCCACATCCGTAAACCAGAAAGTAAATGTCAATGTTAAGGGTCAGAAAACGGAAATAAAGGCGTTCCCCAACCCGATCCGTCCCGATTTCCGTGCACCAGGTACTCTCCCGGGTCCGATAAACCTCGTTTATGAACCTAACGCGGTCAACTGGGCTAAAACCTACGGTGGGACCGCTATCAGAGCCAGGATTGCTCCACCTTCTACGGGAACAGTATACGGGTCCTTTAAAATCTATGATCTTGTCGGTAACCTTGTGAACTATGCAGTAAAGCAGGATCTGCTGGCCGGGGCACAGAGCAGAGGACTGAATATAAACGGTCTTTCTATAGTTGATCTTTTGTTTTACTGGAACGGCTCAACATACAAGGGTGCCAAAGCTGCCCCCGGAGTCTATAAAGCTATTCTTTACCTTGATTACACCGGTCAGGGTTACAAAGATGAGGTCCTGACAACGAATCTGGGAGTAGGAAAATAA
- the amrS gene encoding AmmeMemoRadiSam system radical SAM enzyme: MKEARLYRTLDNKNVSCFLCAHHCAIAPGNFGKCSVRKNIDGKLFTFAYGKTIAENADPVEKKPLYHFLPGSKSYSIATMGCNFRCGFCQNWQISQISEEMMGERRGIESSPEEIVARAIRSGSKSISYTYTEPTIFLEYASEIAFLGKERGLANIFVTNGFMTAEALKEVGPVLDACNVDLKSFSDEFYRRNCGARVKPVLETLERIKKMGIWLEITTLLIPGENDSEEEIRSIGEFIAGLDRNIPWHVSRFFPQYQFGDVFATPVSTLELALEIGCQAGLKYVFPGNIPGESNTVCFNCKEILIKRSGFSIDEMKIKDSRCPNCGVTICGIWE, encoded by the coding sequence GTGAAAGAGGCAAGACTTTACCGTACCCTTGATAATAAAAACGTAAGCTGCTTTCTCTGTGCACATCATTGCGCAATTGCGCCGGGAAATTTCGGAAAATGCTCAGTGAGAAAAAACATCGATGGTAAACTTTTTACATTTGCCTATGGGAAGACAATCGCTGAGAATGCAGATCCTGTAGAGAAAAAACCGCTTTATCATTTTCTCCCAGGGTCAAAATCCTACTCAATAGCCACCATGGGGTGTAATTTCCGATGCGGGTTTTGTCAAAACTGGCAGATCTCCCAGATTTCAGAGGAAATGATGGGGGAGAGACGGGGGATCGAAAGCAGTCCCGAAGAGATAGTAGCAAGGGCAATAAGAAGCGGCTCTAAAAGCATCTCCTATACCTATACTGAACCTACCATCTTTCTTGAATATGCCTCTGAAATTGCCTTTTTAGGGAAAGAAAGAGGTCTGGCAAATATCTTTGTCACGAACGGGTTTATGACCGCAGAGGCACTGAAAGAGGTGGGACCGGTTCTTGATGCCTGCAATGTTGACCTGAAGTCATTTTCCGATGAATTCTACCGCAGAAATTGCGGAGCGAGAGTGAAGCCTGTACTGGAAACGCTCGAGAGAATTAAAAAGATGGGAATCTGGCTTGAGATCACGACTCTTCTGATTCCGGGAGAGAATGACTCAGAAGAGGAGATAAGAAGCATAGGGGAGTTTATAGCCGGCCTGGACAGAAATATCCCCTGGCATGTTTCCCGATTTTTTCCTCAGTACCAATTTGGCGATGTCTTCGCCACACCGGTATCCACACTCGAACTGGCCCTGGAGATTGGTTGTCAGGCGGGTTTAAAATACGTTTTTCCGGGAAATATTCCGGGAGAAAGCAATACGGTGTGCTTTAACTGCAAAGAGATTTTGATTAAGAGATCAGGATTTAGCATCGATGAAATGAAAATCAAGGATTCCAGGTGTCCCAATTGTGGCGTAACAATTTGTGGTATATGGGAATAA
- a CDS encoding DUF2795 domain-containing protein produces MERNVNPIDVEQFLKDSRFPSGKNELVQFAKDHQAPGPILSAIEGIPDRRYKDAADAARETFIPESELPRGLESCDD; encoded by the coding sequence ATGGAAAGAAATGTCAATCCCATAGATGTGGAGCAATTCCTGAAGGATTCCCGTTTCCCGTCAGGAAAAAATGAACTTGTGCAATTTGCAAAAGATCACCAGGCCCCAGGACCGATACTCTCCGCAATAGAGGGTATTCCTGACAGGCGTTATAAAGACGCAGCCGATGCGGCACGGGAAACATTCATTCCCGAAAGTGAACTGCCCCGGGGACTGGAATCCTGCGATGATTAA
- a CDS encoding response regulator, whose translation MNGQIVIVDDMAIAVELMKTILNRAGYQNIITYECPLRALHDIEQGLNPLLVISDFRMPTLNGVQFLEAVLTINPSVASVIITGDPGSIGELPPNCQVLEKGRTDFFKSLITIVKMASEGCHIDNFRSHTLQQLENSNIFQKIHT comes from the coding sequence GTGAATGGACAAATCGTAATAGTCGATGACATGGCGATAGCTGTTGAACTTATGAAAACCATTCTCAACAGAGCCGGCTATCAAAATATCATCACCTACGAATGTCCTCTTCGTGCTCTTCACGATATCGAGCAGGGACTCAATCCCCTGCTTGTCATCTCCGATTTCCGTATGCCAACACTTAACGGAGTTCAGTTCCTGGAGGCAGTATTAACAATCAATCCATCAGTTGCTTCGGTGATAATCACTGGTGATCCCGGTTCCATCGGCGAACTCCCCCCAAATTGCCAGGTACTTGAAAAAGGCAGGACCGATTTCTTTAAATCGCTTATCACGATTGTAAAAATGGCCAGTGAAGGATGCCATATCGATAATTTCAGAAGTCATACTCTACAGCAGTTAGAAAATTCAAACATCTTTCAGAAGATTCACACCTGA